From the Paludibacterium paludis genome, one window contains:
- a CDS encoding DHA2 family efflux MFS transporter permease subunit — translation MSQSLAAGRNEAPEPLKGGKLAILTIAVAFATFMEVLDTTIVNVSVPHIAGDLAASPTQGTWAISSYGLAAAIAVPLTGWLAQRFGQVRMFVLSVILFTLMSALCGLATSLHGLVAFRFLQGLVSGPMVPLSQTLLLSSYPHNKKGLALALWAMTVVVAPIFGPMLGGYLTDNFSWPWIFYINLPVGVFAAIVSWSLLKTRETPTEKKPIDLVGLVLLFVGVGSLQMMLDNGNDLDWFNSTFIVALTVIAVVSLAFLVVWELTDHHPVVDLSLFRLRNFRYGVLTLSLGMFCFFGSTVIFPLWLQTVKGYTATWSGLATAPVGILAFFLSPLVGKNIQKLNLRILTSFAFVVFATTMFWFASFTLDTEFGQLIWPRLLQGIGVACFFVPLNQIILSGIGPDRMAAASGLSNFFRTLSGSFATAIVTFIWTHRQEMHHARLTEYVAAANPSTQDYLARLGDAGIKGSSAYASIEQTLSQQAYMLATSEVFWMMGVIFLLLILVVWLCRPPFGSVGGPGGGH, via the coding sequence ATGAGCCAATCCCTCGCTGCCGGGCGCAACGAAGCCCCGGAGCCGCTCAAGGGCGGGAAGCTGGCGATCCTGACCATTGCCGTGGCGTTCGCCACTTTCATGGAGGTACTGGACACGACGATCGTCAACGTCTCCGTGCCGCATATCGCCGGTGACCTTGCGGCGAGCCCCACGCAGGGGACATGGGCGATCAGCTCCTACGGTCTGGCGGCCGCCATCGCGGTGCCGTTGACCGGGTGGCTTGCGCAGCGCTTCGGTCAGGTGCGCATGTTCGTGCTGTCGGTGATTCTGTTCACGCTGATGTCGGCGCTGTGCGGCCTAGCCACGAGTTTGCACGGCCTTGTGGCGTTCCGTTTTTTGCAGGGGCTGGTGTCCGGTCCGATGGTGCCCCTGTCGCAGACACTGCTGTTGTCCAGCTACCCTCACAATAAAAAAGGACTGGCGCTGGCGCTGTGGGCGATGACCGTGGTCGTGGCGCCGATTTTCGGGCCGATGCTGGGCGGTTATCTGACCGACAACTTCAGTTGGCCGTGGATTTTCTACATCAATCTGCCGGTGGGAGTCTTCGCCGCCATCGTGTCGTGGTCGTTGCTCAAGACGCGAGAAACTCCGACGGAGAAAAAACCGATCGATCTTGTCGGGCTCGTGCTCTTGTTTGTCGGCGTGGGCAGTCTGCAGATGATGCTCGACAACGGTAATGATCTTGACTGGTTCAATTCGACATTCATTGTGGCGCTGACCGTGATCGCGGTGGTCTCGCTGGCTTTCCTGGTGGTCTGGGAGCTGACAGACCACCATCCTGTTGTCGATCTGTCCTTGTTCCGCTTGCGCAATTTCCGGTATGGCGTATTGACTCTTTCGCTGGGCATGTTCTGCTTTTTTGGCAGTACGGTCATCTTCCCCTTGTGGCTGCAAACGGTTAAGGGGTATACCGCCACCTGGTCGGGACTCGCGACGGCGCCGGTGGGGATTCTGGCGTTTTTCCTGTCGCCGCTGGTGGGAAAGAATATCCAGAAGCTCAATTTACGCATTCTGACCTCATTCGCTTTCGTGGTGTTCGCCACGACAATGTTCTGGTTCGCCAGCTTTACGCTGGATACCGAGTTCGGGCAACTGATCTGGCCGCGTTTGCTGCAGGGCATCGGCGTGGCATGTTTCTTCGTGCCGCTCAACCAGATCATTCTGTCCGGTATCGGTCCGGACCGGATGGCCGCAGCCTCGGGATTGTCCAATTTTTTCCGGACATTGTCGGGCAGTTTCGCGACGGCAATCGTGACATTCATCTGGACGCACCGGCAGGAAATGCACCACGCGCGCCTGACCGAGTACGTCGCCGCGGCCAATCCCTCGACCCAGGATTATCTGGCCCGTCTTGGCGATGCCGGCATCAAGGGATCATCCGCCTACGCCAGTATCGAACAGACCCTGTCGCAGCAGGCTTATATGCTGGCGACCAGCGAGGTGTTCTGGATGATGGGGGTGATTTTCCTGTTGCTGATTCTTGTTGTCTGGCTGTGCCGCCCGCCGTTCGGCTCCGTGGGAGGGCCGGGAGGGGGGCATTGA
- a CDS encoding outer membrane beta-barrel protein, whose translation MTKQYAILALLLAPLAARAADSGLYVFANTGYNPSGYSGHIHTVTPNMEEEKIDLKFRSGSSGSPGAIWELGGGYQLGPNSAVEVSYANLGRASARIDGSATEQGQTKPFANATGSASMDMTSLRVALLGINPVNDRFSVYGKVSVNSVSTKGTVRLDKFQAKGLRPFGSEVSESRTRNSLKLGLGLGGQLYLSKRFALRGEYEYLFGGNELRYNGTTVLSNRGVHLAKVGASFYF comes from the coding sequence ATGACGAAACAATACGCCATTCTTGCCCTGCTTCTCGCCCCCCTGGCGGCCCGGGCCGCGGACTCGGGACTCTACGTGTTCGCCAACACCGGTTACAACCCGTCAGGCTACTCGGGCCACATACATACCGTGACGCCCAACATGGAGGAAGAGAAGATCGATCTGAAATTTCGCTCCGGCAGCAGCGGATCGCCAGGAGCGATCTGGGAATTGGGCGGCGGCTACCAGTTGGGGCCCAACTCCGCGGTCGAGGTCTCCTACGCGAATCTTGGCCGGGCGTCGGCCCGTATCGACGGCTCGGCCACGGAACAAGGTCAGACGAAACCGTTCGCCAACGCCACGGGCAGCGCCTCCATGGACATGACCTCGTTGCGCGTCGCGCTGCTGGGCATCAATCCGGTGAACGACCGGTTCAGCGTGTACGGCAAGGTCAGCGTGAACTCAGTGTCCACCAAAGGAACGGTCCGCCTGGACAAATTCCAGGCAAAAGGCCTCAGACCGTTCGGATCGGAAGTCAGTGAAAGCCGCACGCGCAACTCGCTAAAACTCGGACTGGGTCTTGGCGGCCAACTCTATCTGAGCAAGCGCTTTGCGCTGCGTGGCGAATACGAATATCTGTTCGGAGGCAACGAACTGAGATACAACGGCACAACAGTGCTGTCCAATCGCGGCGTGCATCTTGCCAAGGTCGGCGCCAGTTTTTATTTCTGA
- a CDS encoding outer membrane beta-barrel protein: MKKNIALTAFLLTAGMAQAADSGFYALGNMGYNTSSLSGQTLAFQADKSREELRFDNSKKFGAIWELGIGYTIRPGLAVELSYADLGSSSSGFSGSGTARMNGQSIAKSGSGQVSLNTSAYRFAVLGLYPVTQDLDLYGKASLNAINTRASLTLKHAEVENRTHNTKTTFKKFDTKSASDHSVRAGIGMGMQYRVNKQFALRGEYEYLFGKTNVAVNDQTILKGSGIHLAKIGVAISF; encoded by the coding sequence ATGAAAAAAAACATCGCGCTTACCGCCTTTTTACTGACGGCGGGCATGGCGCAGGCAGCCGACTCCGGCTTTTACGCACTTGGCAACATGGGCTACAACACCAGCTCGCTCAGTGGACAAACCCTGGCTTTCCAGGCGGACAAGTCCCGCGAGGAACTGCGCTTTGACAACAGCAAGAAGTTCGGCGCCATCTGGGAGCTGGGCATAGGCTACACCATCCGGCCCGGCCTGGCGGTGGAACTGTCGTACGCCGATCTGGGATCGTCCTCGTCCGGCTTCTCGGGCTCGGGCACCGCGCGCATGAACGGGCAATCCATCGCCAAGTCGGGCTCCGGACAGGTTTCCCTCAACACCTCGGCATATCGCTTCGCGGTACTCGGACTTTATCCGGTAACTCAGGATCTGGATCTTTATGGCAAGGCCAGCCTCAACGCCATCAATACCCGCGCCTCCTTGACGCTAAAGCACGCGGAGGTGGAAAACAGGACACATAACACGAAAACCACATTCAAGAAATTCGACACCAAATCGGCTTCCGATCACTCTGTCCGGGCTGGTATCGGCATGGGCATGCAATATCGGGTCAACAAGCAATTCGCGTTGCGTGGCGAATACGAGTACCTGTTCGGCAAAACAAACGTTGCCGTGAATGACCAGACCATCCTGAAAGGCTCCGGCATCCATCTGGCCAAGATTGGCGTCGCTATTTCGTTCTGA
- a CDS encoding DNA-binding domain-containing protein, with the protein MGTDFTDWQTGLLDAIASDVPPSAPPPGVTEAALAIYRGNYRLALLDTLSRTYPVCRQLVGDTCFDLIGRRFLATAPSRSGNLHDFGSELGEFIARTGNGLPSYLADVAALEWLAHRAYYARDTRPASLDMLASLPGETWPALRLEFIPSFGVILSSYPVASLWLAHLAPDPSFAGSLNLPECAMVTREQGRIDVKALPIAEGRFLEALQTSHTLEHATDAALGVDETFSPLPLLSLLFAKGQIHRIIPA; encoded by the coding sequence ATGGGCACTGATTTCACCGACTGGCAAACCGGGCTGCTCGACGCCATCGCCTCGGATGTCCCGCCAAGCGCCCCTCCGCCGGGTGTCACGGAGGCCGCGCTCGCCATTTACCGCGGCAATTATCGCCTGGCGTTGCTGGATACCCTGTCCCGAACCTATCCGGTATGCCGCCAACTGGTCGGCGATACCTGCTTTGATCTCATCGGCAGACGGTTTCTGGCGACAGCGCCCTCCCGCAGCGGCAATCTGCATGATTTTGGCTCGGAACTGGGAGAGTTCATCGCCCGGACCGGTAACGGGCTGCCTTCCTATCTGGCCGATGTGGCGGCGCTCGAGTGGCTGGCGCATCGCGCCTATTACGCGCGAGACACCCGACCGGCAAGCCTCGACATGCTCGCTTCGCTTCCCGGTGAGACTTGGCCCGCCCTTCGCCTGGAATTCATTCCATCCTTCGGTGTCATTCTCTCTTCGTATCCTGTGGCAAGCCTGTGGCTCGCCCACCTTGCTCCCGATCCGTCTTTTGCCGGTTCGCTGAACCTGCCCGAGTGCGCCATGGTGACAAGGGAGCAAGGGCGGATTGACGTGAAAGCCCTGCCGATTGCGGAAGGCCGCTTTCTCGAGGCCTTGCAAACCTCGCATACCCTGGAGCACGCGACCGATGCGGCCCTGGGCGTCGATGAAACGTTTTCCCCCTTGCCGCTGCTGAGCCTGCTGTTCGCAAAAGGGCAGATCCATCGCATTATTCCGGCTTGA
- a CDS encoding DUF692 domain-containing protein has product MTALPIDAGIGLRAPHYREVLDTLPPLGWVEVHSENFIEGGMPLDMLGRVREHWPVSLHGVGLGLASPARPDRGLLAALRRLIDRIEPAAVSEHLAFNHDGAHRYVNDLLPVPRTKESLAMVASHVREAQDALGRPLLLENLSSYADYPGNTLNEGEFLAELSRLTGCGVLLDLNNLFVNRANLGTDIDAVLKALPADIIGEIHLAGHSTREGMLIDTHDHPIDEAVWTLFESVVATLGPKPTLIEWDQSIPPLHRLRAEAGRARAILEKRHGH; this is encoded by the coding sequence ATGACTGCATTGCCGATTGACGCCGGCATCGGACTGCGCGCGCCGCACTACCGGGAAGTGCTCGACACCCTTCCTCCGCTTGGCTGGGTGGAAGTGCACAGCGAAAACTTCATCGAAGGCGGAATGCCGCTGGACATGCTCGGCAGGGTTCGGGAGCACTGGCCCGTTTCCCTTCATGGAGTCGGGCTGGGGCTGGCTTCGCCGGCACGGCCCGACCGCGGTCTGCTTGCGGCCTTGCGCCGGCTGATCGACCGGATCGAACCGGCCGCCGTATCGGAACATCTGGCCTTCAACCATGATGGCGCGCATCGCTATGTGAACGACCTTCTGCCGGTTCCCCGCACCAAAGAAAGCCTGGCCATGGTGGCCAGTCATGTCCGCGAAGCCCAGGATGCGCTGGGACGGCCGCTTCTTCTGGAAAACCTGTCAAGCTACGCCGACTACCCGGGCAATACCCTGAATGAGGGCGAGTTTCTCGCGGAATTATCGCGTCTTACCGGATGCGGCGTACTGCTCGACCTGAACAATCTTTTCGTGAACCGCGCGAACCTCGGCACCGACATCGACGCTGTTCTGAAAGCGCTCCCCGCCGACATCATCGGCGAGATACACCTGGCCGGTCACTCCACACGGGAAGGGATGCTGATCGACACGCACGATCACCCGATCGATGAAGCGGTCTGGACACTCTTCGAATCGGTGGTCGCCACCCTTGGACCGAAGCCAACCCTGATCGAATGGGATCAGTCCATTCCGCCGTTGCACCGCCTGCGGGCCGAAGCCGGTCGCGCGCGCGCCATCCTGGAGAAGCGCCATGGGCACTGA
- a CDS encoding substrate-binding periplasmic protein, with translation MGRAFVWLVVCALAAMAPACARESVKLGAEEDWSPFSGLDNGRPAGFSVEVIRAAYDAVGLDVEFVPYPYARCLSLTMSGALPGCFDIIRNQERESAFLWPSRPLFRARIGIFVRKNYPAPVVRPEELSGRSVAVTHGYEYGDAIDRNATIRKVEGLRDESGFRMLKAGRVDYMLAYQNVADHVFRQWDQDFGGQFRMAGTAYEAALFVGFSRRHPQSARYAKLLDLGLEIIQGNGRYRQLQVRWGVE, from the coding sequence GTGGGCAGAGCGTTTGTCTGGCTGGTGGTCTGTGCGCTTGCGGCGATGGCGCCTGCTTGCGCGCGCGAGTCGGTGAAGTTGGGGGCGGAGGAAGACTGGTCGCCGTTTTCCGGACTGGACAATGGGCGTCCGGCCGGATTTTCCGTGGAGGTCATTCGTGCCGCATACGATGCCGTCGGCCTGGATGTCGAGTTCGTCCCGTACCCCTATGCCCGCTGTTTGAGCCTGACGATGAGCGGCGCCTTGCCGGGCTGCTTCGATATCATCCGCAACCAGGAACGCGAGAGCGCGTTTCTGTGGCCGTCCCGCCCGCTGTTCAGGGCCAGGATCGGCATCTTCGTGCGCAAAAACTATCCGGCCCCCGTCGTCCGGCCCGAAGAGCTGTCAGGTCGCTCCGTGGCTGTGACGCACGGTTACGAGTACGGCGATGCGATCGACAGGAATGCGACGATCCGCAAAGTGGAAGGCCTGCGCGATGAATCGGGGTTTCGCATGCTCAAGGCCGGTCGGGTGGATTACATGCTGGCCTACCAGAATGTCGCGGATCACGTCTTTCGCCAGTGGGACCAGGATTTCGGCGGCCAGTTCCGGATGGCCGGTACGGCGTACGAAGCCGCGCTGTTTGTCGGGTTTTCCCGCCGGCACCCGCAATCGGCGCGCTATGCGAAGCTGCTGGACTTGGGGTTGGAGATCATTCAGGGCAACGGCCGCTATCGCCAGTTGCAAGTGCGTTGGGGTGTCGAGTGA